One Glycine max cultivar Williams 82 chromosome 3, Glycine_max_v4.0, whole genome shotgun sequence DNA window includes the following coding sequences:
- the LOC100797953 gene encoding putative uracil phosphoribosyltransferase isoform 2 (isoform 2 is encoded by transcript variant 2) produces the protein MACSRIHFNLNLRFPSDAAPIASTCHSPSRLSLSLSHSPLFTTTPKIAYSSAPRRTCGAVCSQMTMEEKPLSENRMLVYVPPHPLIKHWVSVLRNEQTPCPIFRNAMAELGRLLMYEASRDWLPTVSGEIQSPMGVASVEFIDPREPVAVIPILRAGLALAEHASSILPATKTYHLGISRDGETLQPTIYLNKLPGKFPEGSKVFVVDPMLATGGTIVAAVSLLKERGVGNKQIKVISAVSAPPALQKLSEQFPGLHVYTGIIDPEVNEKGFIIPGLGDAGDRSFGTDT, from the exons ATGGCTTGTTCCCGCATTCACTTCAACCTTAATCTCCGTTTCCCCTCTGATGCGGCACCAATTGCTTCCACATGTCACTCTCCCTCTCGCCTCTCTCTTTCCCTCTCGCACTCCCCTCTCTTCACAACAACACCAAAG ATCGCTTATTCCAGTGCTCCGCGGCGCACGTGTGGTGCGGTGTGCTCTCAGATGACCATGGAGGAGAAGCCTCTCTCTGAGAACCGAATGCTC GTGTATGTGCCTCCTCATCCGTTGATCAAGCATTGGGTTTCAGTTTTGAGGAATGAGCAAACTCCTTGTCCCATCTTCA GAAATGCAATGGCTGAGCTGGGAAGGCTACTAATGTATGAAGCTTCAAGGGATTGGTTG CCCACCGTTTCTGGAGAGATTCAATCACCAATGGGTGTAGCCTCAGTGGAATTCATTGATCCAAGGGAGCCTGTGGCT GTAATTCCAATCCTAAGAGCAGGCCTTGCTCTTGCTGAACATGCATCATCGATCTTGCctgcaacaaaaacatatcatttaG GAATAAGCAGAGATGGGGAAACTCTTCAGCCCACTATATATTTAAACAA GTTACCCGGGAAATTTCCAGAAGGATCTAAAGTTTTTGTGGTTGATCCTATGCTGGCAACAG GTGGCACTATAGTGGCAGCTGTGAGCCTCTTAAAGGAACGTGGAGTTGGCAACAAGCAGATTAAAGTG ATATCTGCTGTTTCTGCCCCTCCTGCTCTTCAAAAGCTGAGCGAGCAGTTCCCTGG GCTTCATGTGTATACTGGAATAATTGACCCCGAAGTTAATGAAAAAGG GTTCATAATTCCTGGCCTTGGAGATGCTGGGGACCGTAGCTTTGGTACAGATACATGA
- the LOC100797953 gene encoding putative uracil phosphoribosyltransferase isoform 1 (isoform 1 is encoded by transcript variant 1) — MACSRIHFNLNLRFPSDAAPIASTCHSPSRLSLSLSHSPLFTTTPKADNTTNSKNSELDIFNFPFISCFIYYFNYFFNIGFVCFSLLCSHLLRWIRFSRMFIYIPSFYSLCCVLLLSFSAQIAYSSAPRRTCGAVCSQMTMEEKPLSENRMLVYVPPHPLIKHWVSVLRNEQTPCPIFRNAMAELGRLLMYEASRDWLPTVSGEIQSPMGVASVEFIDPREPVAVIPILRAGLALAEHASSILPATKTYHLGISRDGETLQPTIYLNKLPGKFPEGSKVFVVDPMLATGGTIVAAVSLLKERGVGNKQIKVISAVSAPPALQKLSEQFPGLHVYTGIIDPEVNEKGFIIPGLGDAGDRSFGTDT; from the exons ATGGCTTGTTCCCGCATTCACTTCAACCTTAATCTCCGTTTCCCCTCTGATGCGGCACCAATTGCTTCCACATGTCACTCTCCCTCTCGCCTCTCTCTTTCCCTCTCGCACTCCCCTCTCTTCACAACAACACCAAAGGCAGATAATACCACTAATTCTAAAAACAGTGAAttggatatttttaatttcccaTTTATTTCAtgcttcatttattattttaattatttttttaatattgggtTTGTTTGCTTTTCTTTGCTTTGCTCCCATTTATTACGTTGGATTCGATTCTCACGCatgtttatttatatacccTCTTTTTATTCGTTGTGTTGTGTTCTGTTGCTTTCTTTCTCCGCTCAGATCGCTTATTCCAGTGCTCCGCGGCGCACGTGTGGTGCGGTGTGCTCTCAGATGACCATGGAGGAGAAGCCTCTCTCTGAGAACCGAATGCTC GTGTATGTGCCTCCTCATCCGTTGATCAAGCATTGGGTTTCAGTTTTGAGGAATGAGCAAACTCCTTGTCCCATCTTCA GAAATGCAATGGCTGAGCTGGGAAGGCTACTAATGTATGAAGCTTCAAGGGATTGGTTG CCCACCGTTTCTGGAGAGATTCAATCACCAATGGGTGTAGCCTCAGTGGAATTCATTGATCCAAGGGAGCCTGTGGCT GTAATTCCAATCCTAAGAGCAGGCCTTGCTCTTGCTGAACATGCATCATCGATCTTGCctgcaacaaaaacatatcatttaG GAATAAGCAGAGATGGGGAAACTCTTCAGCCCACTATATATTTAAACAA GTTACCCGGGAAATTTCCAGAAGGATCTAAAGTTTTTGTGGTTGATCCTATGCTGGCAACAG GTGGCACTATAGTGGCAGCTGTGAGCCTCTTAAAGGAACGTGGAGTTGGCAACAAGCAGATTAAAGTG ATATCTGCTGTTTCTGCCCCTCCTGCTCTTCAAAAGCTGAGCGAGCAGTTCCCTGG GCTTCATGTGTATACTGGAATAATTGACCCCGAAGTTAATGAAAAAGG GTTCATAATTCCTGGCCTTGGAGATGCTGGGGACCGTAGCTTTGGTACAGATACATGA